A single region of the Chitinivibrionia bacterium genome encodes:
- a CDS encoding ATP-binding protein gives MNKIISLFRRDKPADRQRSMSEIVAFSAILFAIIFTAGVISFRVSMRYVISLSKKGELTQMLEIERIKRDVFINEMTPIIEEMSVALRFSQGFGTSFTKTQMSEVADLHSNSFKLISWINHSDRILHIYDPHFFDPNHFTDGEFTVGDEALDTSLPENSWYYTALSRTYAFYFHIKDEMLWLNAPVFDNDGRPVGVVGIGIYQSEFVQEFYRGHDEKTQIYLYNPAGEITVSRGAGLKIDIERVLSVAKRLDSGQTTTTFSTNIGEVAVGVIPSMGWYSVAVSPNSLDDFINPVAVVFMVLLLVIALIFVVFNIFIGDVIKSLRAALTSLETTSQYKDKFFATVSHEMRTPMNAIIGIAQIELQKDDITEEHAGALEKIYASGNGLLGIVNDLLDMSKMASGKLDLAPTAYDMPSLINDAVQVNVVRIGSKPIEFMLDVDENLPSSLFGDELRLKQILNNLLSNAIKYTDEGHVKLSVNHTICGEEAILRFVVEDTGQGMKEEDCKRLFSEYARFNTEANRSTEGAGLGLNITKRLVEMMRGTITAESEYGKGTTFTVELKQGIVKCRPIGEELAVKLNNFTFSGEKQVSKLRLNREYMPYGKVLVVDDVDTNLFVAKGLLMPYGINVETVNSGFAALDKIKEGN, from the coding sequence ATGAACAAAATAATTTCGCTTTTCAGGCGCGATAAACCTGCCGACAGACAGCGTTCAATGTCGGAAATAGTTGCTTTTTCGGCAATTTTGTTTGCTATAATTTTTACGGCGGGAGTTATATCGTTCAGGGTTTCTATGCGATACGTTATCAGCTTGAGTAAAAAGGGCGAACTCACTCAAATGTTAGAAATCGAGCGAATAAAAAGAGACGTATTCATAAACGAAATGACGCCGATTATAGAAGAAATGTCGGTCGCGCTCAGGTTTTCGCAGGGTTTTGGCACGTCGTTTACAAAAACGCAAATGAGCGAAGTGGCGGATTTACACAGCAACTCTTTTAAGTTGATTTCTTGGATAAATCACTCCGACAGAATATTGCATATTTACGACCCGCATTTTTTTGACCCCAATCATTTTACGGACGGCGAATTTACAGTCGGCGACGAAGCCTTAGATACGTCTCTTCCCGAAAACAGCTGGTATTACACGGCTTTAAGCAGAACTTACGCTTTTTATTTTCACATAAAAGACGAGATGTTATGGCTTAATGCTCCCGTTTTCGACAATGACGGCAGACCTGTCGGAGTTGTTGGAATTGGGATTTATCAATCGGAATTTGTCCAAGAATTTTACAGAGGGCACGACGAAAAAACGCAAATTTATCTGTATAATCCCGCGGGAGAAATTACCGTTTCCAGAGGCGCGGGGCTCAAAATTGACATCGAGCGGGTTCTTTCCGTAGCAAAAAGGCTGGACTCCGGGCAAACGACGACTACGTTCAGCACCAATATCGGCGAAGTTGCGGTCGGCGTTATTCCGTCTATGGGTTGGTATTCGGTAGCAGTCAGTCCCAACAGTTTAGACGACTTCATAAACCCGGTTGCAGTGGTTTTTATGGTGTTGCTTTTAGTGATTGCGCTGATATTTGTAGTGTTCAACATATTTATAGGCGACGTTATAAAATCGTTGCGCGCGGCGCTCACTTCGCTTGAGACGACTTCGCAGTACAAAGACAAGTTTTTCGCCACGGTGTCGCACGAAATGCGCACTCCTATGAACGCAATAATCGGCATAGCCCAAATAGAACTGCAAAAAGACGACATAACGGAAGAGCACGCGGGCGCATTGGAAAAAATATACGCTTCGGGCAACGGACTGCTCGGAATTGTAAACGACCTTTTGGATATGTCAAAAATGGCTTCGGGCAAATTAGACCTCGCTCCGACGGCTTACGATATGCCGAGTTTAATAAACGACGCCGTGCAAGTTAACGTCGTCCGTATCGGTTCCAAACCTATAGAATTTATGCTTGACGTAGATGAAAATTTGCCTTCAAGTTTGTTCGGAGACGAGTTGCGCTTAAAGCAAATTCTTAATAATCTGCTGTCGAACGCAATAAAATACACCGATGAAGGGCATGTAAAACTCTCGGTAAATCATACGATTTGCGGGGAAGAGGCGATACTTCGTTTTGTCGTGGAAGACACGGGGCAGGGTATGAAAGAAGAAGACTGCAAGCGCCTGTTTTCGGAGTATGCGCGTTTTAACACGGAGGCAAACCGCTCAACCGAGGGCGCGGGTTTGGGTTTAAACATTACAAAACGCCTTGTGGAAATGATGCGAGGCACAATAACGGCGGAAAGCGAATACGGCAAGGGAACAACATTTACGGTAGAGCTAAAACAGGGGATTGTTAAATGCCGTCCGATTGGCGAGGAACTTGCGGTAAAACTGAATAACTTTACATTCTCGGGCGAAAAACAAGTTTCAAAACTTCGCCTTAATCGCGAATATATGCCATACGGAAAAGTTTTGGTTGTTGACGACGTGGACACGAATTTGTTTGTCGCCAAGGGGCTGCTTATGCCTTACGGAATAAACGTCGAAACGGTAAACAGCGGATTTGCGGCGCTCGATAAAATCAAAGAGGGCAACG
- a CDS encoding response regulator codes for MKTILAVDDQSFNLVKIEEALEDNYKVLTTAGAQRMFEILQKVSPDLILLDIEMPEINGFEAIRRLKADENYSQIPVIFLTGRADEISEAQGLKLGAVDFITKPFSKPVLINRVQMHLNVDEIIRERTEQLKQKEKEVRKIRNGIVQVLANMVENRDEITGGHIERTTLYTNLLIETLLAKGIYADKIKTWNITAAVASASLHDIGKIVVSDLILNKPAKLTDEEFEQMKEHANKGVEIIDLIINTTGVSDSFLTNAKLFAGDHHEKWNGCGYPKGLKGEDISLQGRIMAIADVYDALVSDRPYKKAFTHEKAVSIIMEDAGKHFDPKIADVFFEINDKFDDIRKSL; via the coding sequence ATGAAAACAATTTTGGCGGTTGATGACCAAAGTTTTAATTTGGTGAAGATAGAGGAAGCGCTCGAAGACAATTATAAAGTGTTGACCACGGCGGGCGCGCAAAGAATGTTTGAAATCTTGCAAAAAGTTAGCCCCGACCTTATTTTGCTCGACATAGAAATGCCCGAAATAAACGGATTTGAAGCAATAAGACGACTTAAAGCCGATGAAAATTATTCGCAAATACCCGTTATATTTTTGACGGGCAGAGCGGACGAAATTTCGGAGGCGCAGGGGCTGAAACTCGGCGCGGTCGATTTTATTACAAAGCCGTTTTCAAAACCCGTGCTTATAAATCGCGTACAAATGCACTTAAACGTTGACGAAATTATCCGCGAGAGAACGGAACAGTTAAAGCAAAAAGAAAAAGAAGTGCGAAAAATACGAAACGGGATTGTGCAGGTTTTGGCGAATATGGTCGAAAACCGCGACGAAATTACGGGCGGACACATCGAACGCACAACTTTGTACACCAATCTTTTAATAGAAACCTTGCTTGCCAAAGGAATATACGCGGATAAAATAAAAACTTGGAATATAACGGCGGCGGTTGCTTCGGCGAGTTTGCACGACATTGGTAAAATAGTAGTTTCGGACTTGATTTTGAACAAACCCGCCAAACTTACCGACGAAGAATTTGAGCAAATGAAAGAACACGCGAATAAAGGCGTGGAGATTATAGATTTGATAATCAATACAACGGGAGTTTCGGACAGTTTCCTTACAAATGCGAAATTATTTGCGGGCGACCACCACGAAAAATGGAACGGTTGCGGCTATCCCAAAGGGCTAAAAGGCGAGGACATTTCACTGCAAGGTCGAATTATGGCTATCGCCGACGTTTATGACGCGCTGGTGTCCGACAGACCTTACAAAAAAGCGTTTACCCACGAAAAAGCGGTCAGTATTATAATGGAAGACGCGGGCAAACATTTCGACCCCAAGATTGCGGACGTGTTTTTTGAAATCAACGATAAATTTGACGATATAAGGAAAAGTCTATGA